The stretch of DNA CGGTGTCCGCGGCGCTCTGACGCTCATTCGTCCAAGGCTTTCGCGTGGACTCGCTGGTGAGCTAGAAAGAGTGCGCGAGAGGGCCACGGCGGCAGCCGGAATAGGTATCTGAAAGCGATACTTTAAGTTGAAGATGACCGGGATTGCCGCGCCTGCAGCTCCCCGCGAAAGGCGGCAGGACTCTTGATGCTCGAAGGCGTGGTGCCGTGGCCGGAGCCGGCCGCGGAGCTCTATCGAAAGCTGGGCTACTGGCGCGGCGAGCCGATCGGCGATCGCTTCGACCGCTCGGTCGCCGAGAACGCGGCGCGCCTGGCCGTGGTGGACGGCGAACGGCGCGTCACCTATCGAGAGCTGGGCGCGGCGGTCGAGCGGCTGGCGCTTCATTTCGCGGAGCGCGGCGTCGCCTACGGCCGGCGCGTGATCTTTCAGTTGCCCAACAGTTTCGAATGCGTCGCCGCGTATTTCGCCTGTCTGAAGACCGGCGCGATTCCGGTCGCGACGCTACCGGCCCATCGCCACACCGAGATCGGCCATCTTGCGCGCTTCACCGACGCCTGCGCATGGCTCATCCCGGCCGAGTACCGGCGCTTCGACTACGTCGGGATGGCGGCCGAGTTGCGCCCCTCCCTGCCGTCGATGCGCGAGGTGTTCGTGAGGGGTGCGCGCGCGGAGGCCCGGATGACGCTGCTCGGGGACCTGCTCGACGATCCGATCGAAGAACGGATCGCGCCCTCGGCGCTCACGCAGCTTCGCCCTCGCGCCGGCGAAATCGCAGTGTTCCAGCTTTCGGGCGGCAGCACGGGGCTGCCGAAGGTGATCCCGCGCACGCACGACGACTATCTCTACAATTCGCTACGCCTGGCCGAATGTCTGGGCTTCGAACGCGACGGTGTCGCGCTGATCGCGATCCCGATGATGCACAACTTTCCGCTGCTCGCCGCGGTGCAATCGGGAATCCTGATGGGCGCCAAAATCGTGCTTGCACCGTCGCCCGAAGCCGAGACGGTCTTCCCGCTGATCGAGCGCGAGCGCGTGACCTGGATTTGCGCGGTGCCCGCGATGGCGGTGAGCTGGCTCAACGATCCGCGCTTTAAGCGGACGGATTTCTCCTCGCTGCGATCGATGGCGGTCGGCGGCCAGCGGCTCAATCCCGAGCCCGCGCGGCGTATCCTCAGCGAAATCGGCCCGGTGGTGACGCAGGTTTACGGGATGGCCGAGGGGCTGTGTTGTTCGACTCGGCGCGGCGATCCGGAAGAAGTGATCGTCAACACCCAGGGCCGCCCGATTTGCGAGCACGACGAGCTGCGCATCGTCGGCGACGACGGCCGCGAGGTCGCGCCGGGCGAAGTCGGCGAGCTGCTGTGCCGCGGGCCCTACACGCCGCGCGGCTACTACCGCGCCGAAGAGCACAACCGCGGCGCGTTCACCCCCGACGGCTTCTACCGCACCGGCGATCTCGTGATGATGCATCCGAGCGGCAACCTGGTCATCGAAGGACGGCGCAAAGACGTGATCAATCGGGGGGGCGAGAAAATCAGCGCCGAGGAAATGGAAGACCTCGTGCTGTCGCATCCTGCGGTCGCCAATGCGGCGATCGTCGCGATGCCCGACGAGGTGATGGGCGAGCGCGCCTGCGCGTACGTGGTGCTGCGCGCGGGGCAGAGCCTGACCTTCGCGGAGCTCGCGCGCCATCTCGAGGCGCGCCGCATCGCCCGCTTCAAGATTCCCGAGCGGCTCGAAATCGTCGAGCGGTTTCCGATAACCGCGGTCGGCAAGATCTCCAAGAAGGATTTGCGCGCGGACATCGTGGCCAGGCTCGCGCGCGCGGCCGGCGAAAAGAAAGCGGGAGGCGGCTTCTAAGCCGCAGAACTTCGATGAGCGCAATCCTGGATGAAATCCGCGCCGCCTACGAACCGCTGGGTATGGCGGTCGAGGGCGTTGCCACTTACGGCACCTACTACCGGCTCCGATGCGCGCGATGCGGCGCGGCGCTCGGATGCGTCGGCGACAAGCTGTTGCCCGGGATGGCGCGCGAA from Candidatus Binataceae bacterium encodes:
- a CDS encoding AMP-binding protein translates to MLEGVVPWPEPAAELYRKLGYWRGEPIGDRFDRSVAENAARLAVVDGERRVTYRELGAAVERLALHFAERGVAYGRRVIFQLPNSFECVAAYFACLKTGAIPVATLPAHRHTEIGHLARFTDACAWLIPAEYRRFDYVGMAAELRPSLPSMREVFVRGARAEARMTLLGDLLDDPIEERIAPSALTQLRPRAGEIAVFQLSGGSTGLPKVIPRTHDDYLYNSLRLAECLGFERDGVALIAIPMMHNFPLLAAVQSGILMGAKIVLAPSPEAETVFPLIERERVTWICAVPAMAVSWLNDPRFKRTDFSSLRSMAVGGQRLNPEPARRILSEIGPVVTQVYGMAEGLCCSTRRGDPEEVIVNTQGRPICEHDELRIVGDDGREVAPGEVGELLCRGPYTPRGYYRAEEHNRGAFTPDGFYRTGDLVMMHPSGNLVIEGRRKDVINRGGEKISAEEMEDLVLSHPAVANAAIVAMPDEVMGERACAYVVLRAGQSLTFAELARHLEARRIARFKIPERLEIVERFPITAVGKISKKDLRADIVARLARAAGEKKAGGGF